A genome region from Manihot esculenta cultivar AM560-2 chromosome 5, M.esculenta_v8, whole genome shotgun sequence includes the following:
- the LOC110614734 gene encoding calcium-binding protein CML37, whose amino-acid sequence MNSSKLSPSSSPKSALTKLRRKLSPRRSEKRSLSLSPSSSRSSSASSANATISTELQSVFNYFDENGDGKISPHELQSCVRSLGGDLSTEDAEAAVSLSDMDGDGLLGFEDFQRLMESSTSEEGKKEELKHAFGMYETEPGSGFINPTSLKRMLSRLGESRSLDDCKAMIRTFDLNGDGVLSFHEFAVMMA is encoded by the coding sequence ATGAACTCCTCCAAGCTTTCACCTTCATCTTCACCCAAATCAGCTCTTACAAAATTGCGTCGGAAACTGTCTCCAAGGAGAAGCGAAAAGcgttctctttctctttctccttcttcttctcgttcttcttctgcttcttcagcTAATGCTACTATCTCCACCGAACTTCAAAGCGTCTTCAACTACTTCGACGAGAATGGAGATGGGAAGATATCTCCGCATGAGTTGCAGAGTTGCGTGAGGTCTCTGGGAGGTGACCTTTCTACTGAGGACGCTGAGGCTGCCGTCAGCTTATCTGACATGGACGGAGATGGGCTATTAGGATTCGAGGATTTTCAGAGGCTGATGGAGAGTAGCACCTCCGAAGAGGGTAAAAAGGAAGAGCTTAAGCACGCTTTTGGGATGTACGAAACGGAGCCTGGCTCTGGATTCATTAACCCTACCAGTTTGAAGAGAATGCTGAGTCGACTGGGCGAGTCGAGGTCCCTTGATGATTGCAAGGCCATGATTCGTACTTTTGACCTTAACGGAGATGGCGTCCTTAGCTTCCACGAGTTTGCTGTTATGATGGCCTGA